Part of the Canis aureus isolate CA01 chromosome 3, VMU_Caureus_v.1.0, whole genome shotgun sequence genome, TAACGTGGCCACTCCCTCCTTGGAGGGGAAAGGGCTGCAGGAGGTGTGCTGGtacagggcagggaggaggacacCTCTGGCATCTCTGCAGGCTCTGCTCCCTTCACATGACTGACCCCACTGCTGCCGGGCTTCAGCAGACCCTGCTCTTGATACGACGTGGGCCCAGACCCAGGTGCACACACCCAGAGGCCCTTTACCTGGCCTGGAGCACCTTGTCCCCACTGTGCACAGCTGAAAGGGTGCCCTGTCCTTCCACAGGCCCctgcctttccttttccttacatTTTGAATGTTCTCCAGTATCTCACAGCCTGGGTGAGCTGTCACCTTCCAGGACCTCTGGATACCTCCAGGGCTGTAGGTGAGAGTGGGCAGGATGACACAGTAGAGATTTCTAAGCTAGCTCATCTCTTTTTTGATTGGTTTCCTCTTCTGTCGAGCATGCTGCCCTTctctgggccccagggcccccagtTCTGGGGACTGCTGTGATGAGAGCCCTCGGGCCTCCCACCTGCATGCCCACCCATGCTCACTGGCTACTCTGTGTGACTCACCTTTATTGCCAGGTTTCAAATTGATCTTTAAGGGCactgttttttaaatgcatttggtATCCTTTCCAGAACAGAAAAGGGaattagtggaaaaactggtaAAATTCAAATCCAGTCTAGTTTAGTGAATAGAGGGGGGCTTCACCCATGTGGATTTGTTTTGCCAGATACACCATGGGTTATAAGGTTGATTCTTAGTTCATTCCTTGTTGTCATCAGAAGACTGTCTTGCATTCAGAATAAAGTGGATGCAGACCAATAAGCATTTAAAGCTTCTTTAAAAGCCAGAAGTTAATTGCTTTAAACTGACACCTATAATTTGAGggagggtgggatggggtggcttttgttttttatgtcaCCTTTTATCAAGAACTTGgacaccagggatgcctgggtggctcaacagttgagcatctgccttgggctcagggcatgaccctggggttctgggatcgagtcccgcattgggctccctgcatggagcctgcttctcctctgcctaggtctctgcctctccctgtgtgtctctcgtgaataaataaaatctttaaaaaaaaaaaaaaaaaggaacttggaCACCATGTAAAAAGTTGGAGAACCTTCTGAGGAAGGGTATGTGCTGCTGAGCACGTTTGAAGTTAATGTAACATCTACTAACTGCCAAATGGAGgttcctagaaatgtataaagtGAAGGGGGCAAACTGAAATTTCCAAGACTACAGGAAAGAGTAGACCTGCATCTTAAACCCAAAACAGTTTTGTTTGAATTCGCACAAAGCCACAGGTGTTTTCTGGAAAGATGATGGAGACGGGGGTGGGAGGGACTCTCCAGTGTTTCTTTCAGTCAGGAAATCCCTGTTTCCATGCTCACGTCTCCTAAAAGCACTTTCTGACACTATGGGACCCTGTCTAGCTCACAGGTGCAGTGCGGTCTTCAGCGCGCCTGCGAGCCCGCCGTTGCTCGGCCAGGTTGGCCTCTGCTCGGGAAGCCAGCACCGCTGTGTCTGCCAGGACAGTATGTCAGGTGAGCCTTTTTACCACGAAGATGCCTGGACTTGATTGCCTGACAAGTGTCCTACTAAAACAGAATTGTGTTGCTTATACCCCAGAGAGGAGACAGCAGTGCCTTTACTGCCTTCAGAGAGCACTGCTTGCTCCGGTCCGGGGCGGTGCTTTTGGAGTGCTCACCCCTCCTGGGCCTACGTGCCTCGCACTCGGTCTTCACACGCACCTCTCCTAGTCAGTCTTGGAATGCAGCCTTCCTCGTGATGCCAGTAGGCATGCTGCAGGCCCCTTTTCCCCTAAAGTCTTTAGAGAAAGGTTTGCCCGCACCTGCCGTACAGTTGCCGAGAGCCTGAGTGCCCAGGGTTGCAGTAGGGTTGACCTCCCTCACACACGCCCAAAGGTCTGGTTGGGACTTGGTTTCTCTCCTGAGCATTGTTCTAAAAACTTTGAAgtccatttaacaaatatttgctgagcacctgctctgttccGTAAAACCGATCCTGCCTTCATGCAGCTTACGTTCTAGCAGAGATGCCTGGAAACTGGAGTGTTtggttataattttataatatgtcaGTACCTGCTTCTGAAGTTCCCTCAGGAACTCCACCAGTCCTGGGGGAGCAGCGGTGGGCGTGTGTCTAGATTCTCTAAACTCTGTCCCCTTGGAGGCAGACAGTGTTGTAACCCTGTTGTACAAGCTGTGGTAACAACATCTGTATTGTGTAAGGTGTGAGAAGGAATACTAGCCTCTGGGACTGAGACATTCTTAATTTTGCCCTCTGCCTCGTAATCCTAGATGTTTTCTCTTGACAGACGTCACACAAAGCTGCCGACAGACGAACGTCCAAGAAGTTCAAATGTGACAAAGGTCACCTGGTGAAATCAGAATTACAGAAACTAGCCCCTCAGAGTGACCGTGTTGCTGTGCCCAGAATACCACCCGAGAGCCCTGGTAACAGTGAGCCTCTGGGGTTTGCCAAAGAGCACGCGCTGCCCCCAGGAAAGGGGGCTGGAGCTCCTGCACAGCCGGAGGCCGCGGGGTGCCCCCTCAGGCACGCCACAGCTGTGGGCGACACTTGCCCAGCAGAGACGGAGGACAGCCTGGCCCTGCCAGCACACACACCTCTGGCTGGGGAGGAGCCTCACAGCAGCCGCTCAGCACAGGGTGGGTCCACACTGCACACCGAGCAGGCCGCAAGACCTCCGCTGCAGACGGATGACAGCGTCTTTCTGGATGAGGACAGCAACCAGCCAATGCCTGTGGGCCGGTTCTTCGGGAATGTGGAGCTCATGCAGGTAAGACTGGTGCCTCCTGCCCCATGGCCACCTCCATGCTCGGTCAGCACTGGGCGGCACCCCCCTCTCACCGCATGTTGGCACTGCCTTGGCACAGACTCCAGTCCCCAGGAGGAGAAGCAAGATCGTCGCTAACTGGGAACGACCCCACCTGTCCTAAGCAGAGAATCGTTGCCAGGGCACCAGCTACTGCTGGGAGGCCTCTCCTTCCTTGCTGGGCCTTCAGGTGTGGGCTGGGTGGCCTG contains:
- the C3H1orf174 gene encoding UPF0688 protein C1orf174 homolog, yielding MRSRKLTGAVRSSARLRARRCSARLASAREASTAVSARTVCQTSHKAADRRTSKKFKCDKGHLVKSELQKLAPQSDRVAVPRIPPESPGNSEPLGFAKEHALPPGKGAGAPAQPEAAGCPLRHATAVGDTCPAETEDSLALPAHTPLAGEEPHSSRSAQGGSTLHTEQAARPPLQTDDSVFLDEDSNQPMPVGRFFGNVELMQDLPPASSSCPSMSRREFRKMHFRAKDDEDDDDGAEM